In Cryptococcus gattii WM276 chromosome B, complete sequence, the DNA window AATAAGTGTTGTGCGGTACAGTATAAACAGTAAAATAAgcgtcttcttcttatcTGTGGCATTTGTGGCGGCTGCTAGAGTGAATAATTAGCACTGAAATCAGCAAATATACCATTTTAGACTTTTTAGTTCCTCCAGGAATAATAAACTGGACAATACTGGTCTCTGCCTTGGGATTGTGGAGATCCTGATTCTTGAGAGACACGGGATGATACAGGACAACAGACAGGCGGGAAGCACggagaggaaagaaggatggTGAAAACAGGTGAGGGATACCCTCAAACGTCTCTAAACCATCCCTATTCCCTAATATTTACTGGACGACATCCATGTATTGTGTTACCGACGCACGCAGAGCGCCCCAATGGAGCCCAATGAAAGGATAAAGGAGGCACAAAGGGGGGGGCTCCATCCTCAACGTTCGACGGTAGCGGCATGACACGGCAAGTTCGGATTTTCGGCCTGTTCGAAGATAATTTGGACGTCTGGAAAATGGGATTCATTCTCCGACTGTTTTATTCAACCCTCCAACAATTTGTGACCACGGCCTATTGTCCAAGATAGCAATGTGGAATGTGCACTCTCAACAAACTGCCTTCAGCTCTGGCGGGCGAAACCCAATGTCGGACAGAGTAAACGCTGTTCACGACGACCATTGGCCCAAACAGGTTGTTGTGTAGTGTAAAAGCTGAAAGTTCGGTGTCTTTTTTGGGATTCGAAATGGTTCGGACGTCTGAGCCGCACGAGGTGGTCACCGGGATAAACCGGTTGGCAGCGCAGATCCTTTACAGGGTAACCGAGGGGGACATTGGTGCCTGAATTTGTCTTCCAGCAAACAATTGCTCCGGCTTGTTTGAGCCGTTAGCCGGTTTCTACGGTGAACGGAGCGGACGAGGTCTTTCGGTGCGCGCTCCGGGTGGTGAGTGGGTGGGTTTGGGTTAGGCCTTGCATGGATATTAGCCCCATGTAAACCATCTTGGCTGCAACACCACTCTCGCACCTTCCCAGTCGTCTTCTCCACTCTACTCTCTACTCTCTGCTCTCCACTTCCGACGTCACGCATAGTCAGATCTTCGCCTTCGTCGCTCAAACGCAATTCGCATGGTAGCGAAGATCGCTTTCATTCCCTGACTTGCCCTCTTCTCGTCACATCTCGCCTGGCTATAAAATCACCCGGTGTCCGGCTTGCGCAATCATCGTTGACCATTTCCAGCACTCCAGCAAACTCTGTGCTAGTGTCTGGCCAAGTACATCATTCAATCATTTTTATCTTGTAACTTCGTTCCCACCATCATAACGTTACAATTTACCTTGGAGCGCCCAGCTCCTTAAAAGCTTTCACACAAGTTATTGGCATATCAAAAACCGCCCTTCCTTTGATCACAAGACCTCCGCTACTATTATTTTCTTCTCAACCACTTTCATCTCACCACTTTCACCTCAGATTCGCATCGCATCACAACAATGGCCACGGTTACAGCCGCGATGGACGATCTTATCGCCAGTCTCTCTGCCAACATGCACGTTTCTCAGGAGGGGTACGACCTCAAAGCGCTTCatgtaagttttttttATCATTTCCAGCAAGTCGTCGCCTTATACCGCTCTCACAGGAATTCCTGGCTCAAAGCTTGCCACTTCCGTTTCCTTCACCCACGGCTTACGCCTACCCTGTTGCTCCACGACCGCCTTCATTAAGTCGCAAgccctcttccctcccttCCTACACCTATCCATCCCCCACTCCCACTTCTCTTCCACTGTCTTACACCCAAGCACCTCATCCTCCTGTTTCATACGAAAGACCGCAGTCAAATCAAACGCCAGGCCAACGACCAGCGCCACTAAGGCGTGCCAGTTCGTTCGGCACCGTCCCACACAGTTACGCACCTGCGGCTAGCGCCTATCAAATACCAGAACCCAGCTATGCGGCTTTTGAGAGCGATGCTTTTGCGCCCGCTTGGCAAGGAGCGATGCAGGAAGCAGAACCGGAAGATCCTTGGGCGAGGATCAGGGGCGCACCTACTGGTGACTTTGGGTTCGCAGCCGCCCAAGCGCAACCGCAGATCACGGATAGGACGGGCAAACAGCCGTATCAATTTGAACATCGTCTTGGAGGCTCTGGACAGTCTCAGCAGAACGTGAAGGCAGCCCAGAATAATGATGATATAGGAATGGATAtagatgaggatgaagatatGGAGGATAATGAGTTGGTTGAGCACATGATGGAGTGCGGCGATGAGGACGACACCTGGTAACGAGGcaaatgatgatgacgcCTTCCTTCGGGATTTCAAAATATAGAGGGAAACAAAAAGTTGTATACTGCCTTTGTTGTGATTAATGTCTGCATACATATATATGATACGACCATTGCATGTCGATAAGAACGTTCTTAACATCTTGTCACCTCGATGTCAACTTCATGTTCGTACCAAATTGCTGCTCATTCTCCAGTAACTTTACTCCAGTTTCAACctcattcttcttcacaaACATTGGCGATATACCTTTATCTATACTCAGCACGTGGGATACTGACAATGATTCAATGGATAATCTTTGTTGCATGGCTTGAGTTGGCGACATGGGATAAATAAGAACATAATGGAGAGATAGCAAAAGAGAAAGGGTAAGAAGTAGCTTCGGAGAACAGGAATCAGAGCAAGCAATGTGTTAAGAACGATGAGAACAGTTAACCAAACGTTTAACTTCGACTATCAAAACTGGACAGAACAGTATCAGGACATCATTGTGAGAAATCCTTCTTTTGTAAGAGGTTGTGATTTTCATCACCTAACAAGGAGAATGCTTGATGGATTGAATCCTGTCAATTATCTGCTATCCTCCTACTGGGTAGCACTATTATCAGCTGAGTTAGTACCAGCTGCCGCATGTCCCTGCGACCGACTGTGGTAACCATGAATTATTTTCTTAATGGAAAACCCCTCACGACCTGCCTCTATTCCTTTCCACTGGTAATAAGCCCTTGGTGGAAGACGAGACATCACCTCATCATCCGTGAGGTTGCTTAACGCCAATCGTCCGCTGACAGCCATGAATCGCTGCAGGGGACTGATGCTCTCAAAGTACTTTTGAATGGTAAAAGGCTCTGATCCTTCCCCATAGCGGGATCTCATGACGTCCTTGCCTTTCCCTGCTCGAATATCCCTAACAGCATTGAAAAGACTCCCATAACCCCTGGTAGGCAATTCAGACATGGTAAGATTACGTTTCCACATGGTAACCACTTCCTGTAACCAGTTCTTCCATTCTGGATCATCCCAAGCGATATAACTTGACGGCTTTTTTCTCGTGATTTTACTCTCGCTGAAATGAGTCATCGGTTTAGATTGGTGATGGATGAAGTCCTTGTAAAGGGGCAAAGGTATCAATGACATGGTCTCGTCAGCGGTAAGTGCTCTTCCAGTTGCTACGCTGGTAAGCAGAACATCGTCACGCCAAAGATCCAAAAGGTGGTGTTCAGTCCTCCGGAAACGAGCAGAATCCTCGTCATCATTGTATGCCTGAATGCGGATTGTCAACTGCAATATGCATACCTTTTTCCATATCTTGGGAACTTACACATGATTGAAGATGTACTCCCGCCAAGGGCAAAGCGTTGGGGTCAAAACATCTATCTTCAATCTCTCGGGCGTTTCCATATATCTGAGCAGAGTTTTGCAAACGGCTTCTAAGTCGACCTCCTTCAACCGTAGTGAACGGTGCTACTACCGGATCATCCAGGAACAATGACACAGTAGTTCCAGGAACTCTTGAATGCTCCTCGGATACTTTCTTCCATGTCCATGAAACGAGTACTTTGCTTACATCATCCCTAAGCCATTCAGGTTTCGTCTGCCATCGCATTGAGTAGGGCTGCTTCGATAGATCCAATGTGAATTCAGAGCCCCGACCGGTTCTCAATTGGCGTTCTCTTGCCTCCTCCAGACTCTCGAGTGCTTTAGAATAGTCTTGAATGGTCCCAGACGCCTCTTCGCCTGTGTTCGCGATAGCAGCCGAAACGAGTTCTCTGACCGCTTTGTAATCTTCGTCAGATAGAAGAACTGATCGGCCATCCAGAGAGTGAAGGACTCGGTTTGCAAGAAAAGCATCTTTGTTTTTGAACACCCAGGCGCGTCCCATTGAGTCTGTCAGCCCTCAATATGTCCGTCCGTATAAACGAGGTGATCTGGGCAAGAGTGCAGAAATCTGGTCTGCACAAGAGCTGTTCCAGGCTCAAAGGCCGCCCTGAGCAGCCGGAGAAACATTTAATGATGCGAATGTAAACCAGAGATTGGGCAACTCACCGAACGCTTTGATCTAGCTGTGATAGCGTTTGGGATCCGAAACTCTGGTCGGCGCTTTGCGAAACCACAGACTGGGCCTCGGTCTCGCTCTGCGTTTACTATTAGCCATTGTCAGATTCTGAGTTTAAGTTATTACTTACGTTGTTCTTATAAGCTTGAACCAAAGCTGAGAATCCCCCTCCGCTTGCTGAGGATGTGGAAGACATAAATTCTGATACTAAAGAATAGGGAAGATTGCTACAAGAAGACAGTTTTGGCGTGACTCCTATGACGAGTAATTGAGAACAATGTTTTATTCGTCGAAACTGCGGCTGTTTTTTATACCATTTATGGCTAAAATGAGACTGGAACCAGAAATACCATCTAAGGAGGACGTGGAAGGTAAAGATCATCTCAGTCTTTGGGTCAACAGGGTACAGGCAGAGACGCTTGAGCTGAGTGGCAATAACTTGTCAGGTCGACTACTTCTGAGGCTGTTGCGAAGACTGTTGTGTTAGCGATAGCGTGCATTGGTAAGCGATGTCGGAGGACAAGAATCTGTTCTTCCTTTCACCAACAAGCGCGCAAGCGAGATAAACAGGGTATGGTCTCATTGCAAACGTCCCACTTACTTTCTCACCAACAAGGGAACTCGAGATTAAGATTGTTCGGAACATGAAGTCATCATGACATACCAAAAGAATCGGCACTATACTAACACATTATTCTAGTTTGTCTGCGACTAACTCCAGTATATCTCTTGTAGACTTGCCAACATTGACCAAATCTTTTGATACCGACTGCCACACCGGGCCATGGTGCGGTGAGGCCGCGATGCACTTTTCAATGACCGCTTCTTGACGTTCCTATGTCATTCTTGTATCAGCCTGTATACCCTTTTAGAAACTGAAACAAGAATCAACTCACTTTCTCTCCATGCTGCCTCTCAAACTTCAGCCAATATCCCCAAGCATCTCCCCAATCTTCATCGGCCGTAATAGCGTTAGCCATCCATTGTCTTGTCTTTTCAATCTTCCTTTCACTCCAGAAGTTCCTCGCGACCGCTAAGATAACGGCTGGATGCTCGCCGGCCTTTTTGATGGCGTCAACGGAACGACCTTTTCGTTGTTGAGGAGCCTCCATGAAGATTGCCATGGaccaaagaagaggagaggcGGGACACTCTTGCATCGCTATAGAATGAAGCTGTTAGCAAACTGCAGAATAATTTAGGAACGAAGTGACACTCACCTCGAGCAAGGACAGATTTCGCCTGCTGTGTGCTGCCCGTTCGTTCTTCAATCTTGATACTTTCCGCCCATAATTCATCATTCTTGGGATTATGCAACCTCGCCTTTTCGAGCAACGCCCTCGCTTTAATTGTCACACCTGCCTTCTCTTCCAGACGAGCCGACAAGATCCATAATGGAATACTTTTCGGACATGATCGGCATCCTTGAGCATAGGCATTTCGGGCGAGCGCAACCTCATTACGGGACTCGTAGATCTGCCCTCGGATCATATGCAACTTATCGAAAGAAGCGAATTTCTTGATTGCAACCTCCAAAGTTGAAAGAGCTTCGTCCAACTTGCCCAATTGCCTCAATAGTACCGCCGACTTCATCCAGACCCTCTCTGTGTCTGCCTGTGCCTTGGCCTTCTCGAGAATTTGGATGGCAGCTTCCATCTCGCCGGTCTCGGCTGCGAGTTTGGCGGCAGCAAGGAAAATAGATTCGGAATCCTCGTTTGCCTTGAAAGCTTCGGCAAGGATGGCCTGAGCGCCGGGGATATCACCGCCAACCCACTTCTCTTTCGCGGCCATAAGCCAGAGGACCTCCGCATGGGGACATTGTTGGGAGCCCTGGGCGAGAATTTCTTGGACAGCATCGCTACAATCTTTTGTCAGTCATCTAGCTATGCAGTTACATAAAGTGACTCACGGTGTGCCGTGGGCCTTTTCGAACTCAGCGGCTTTTCTCCAGACTGACGGGGTAGTAGGGAAAGCCTCGAGAGTGACTGCGTAACAAGCCCTCGCGACCTCGTAGAATCCGCCTTTCGTAGCCCTCTCCGCATCTTCAATCCAGACAGACCGCCtgtcctcttcttcgacgTCCTGGGCGATGGTAGCCTTCACAATAGCCTGCGCTGTAAGAGGTGAGCCGTCTTGTTCACATTTCTCGGCCTCTTGCAACCACTGTTCTCGCGAAAGGATGACCTGATTTTTGCGTAATGAGTTGACAGCACCAGTCATGAGCTTGTTGACCTGCTGAGcaagcttcttcctctgctcAGCCTCGTACTCCgcctcatcctccatcttGACCTCTGGCTTGACAGCCACGGCGGAAGGTGACTGTTCAGCAAGCCTACCGGCAGCGATCCAAATTTCGTGGGAGGTAGGGATACGCTTGCGTGCAGAATTGAGAACCTGCTTAGCATTTTCAGGAGTTTCAAGACGCGCTAAAGTGAGCCACAGCTCCACAGAATTGGGAATGACTTCGACAGCACGAGTAAGGAGGACACGGGCGTCTTCGGGATCATCTTCGAGGTTGACAGTCTCTTTCCACAATCCAACAGAGTTGGGAATGAATTCAAGAGCTTTTCGGAGAACGCGCTTCTTGGCGTTGATGTCTGTTTCTAGAGAGGCAGCCTTGAGCCAGATTTTGACAGATTGAGGAACGTGCTGTATAGCTCGACCCAAGATGACTTTCGCATTCTCCGGTGTGTTGAGTTCAGCGGCATGGAACCAAACATCCTCGTTCTTCGGACACTTCTCACATCCTTCAGCAATGATCTTCCTGGCAGCGACCATCTTTTTGGCGTGTACTTCCAAAGAGGCAGCAGCGATCCATCCTGGGGCGTGTTTCGGATTGGACTGAATGAGGTTTTGCAAGAGTTGGCGAGCCTGCTTGATGTCACCGATTTGAGCGTCTGTTTGAACAATTTGGCTGTTAAGGGCGGTCATATAGCCCTTAGGGTCGATGCTGGTAGAAGAGCCGTTTGAGGCATCTCGTGTGGCCTAATCAAGCTGTCAATGCCAACACCACAACCCACGATTAATCCCCCAACTCACTTGGTCAAGCTGCAATGATAGTACTCGGTCTCTGGCATTACCGATAGAAACAAGATCTGTTTCAGTGCCATCGATACCAATACCGGCCTGTGGAATTGATTAGTTTCAAAGATAATTTACTACCAGATTACTCACTTCCGCCGGATCCAACTCTCCTACCATAGCATTCCTCTTCACAGCATCCGCAATGACAGTGTCGCTGACATTGTAGCTTCTTCCATTTTGGTTTTCTTCCATTCGCAAGTTGgcttttctcctttttccaGTCAAGTTTCCTGCTTCAGGGATGGCGTCCCAGTCAGCATCGTTAAGGCTCGAGAGAGATCGCTTTAAGTCTGCAAATTGTGTTTGAAGTTTAGGATTCCGAGCGCGCTCTTCAGCCGCAGCTTTCGCTTCTGCAGCGTCCCTGCATATCTAATCAGTAACAGATATGAGACAACGGAAACACCCACCGTCTGGCCTTCCTTCTCGCATCCATTCTGGCATCGACGCTGTCCCACACCCTGTCGgcctcttcatcatctgcTTCATAAACTGTACCTGCAAACAAGTTCCTTTCGTCATCTGGATCTTGAAAGGCATCTGGATCAGGgatttcttcttcaccacGGCGAGCTTGAGCTTCCGCAACAACCTCTGCACTGGGGCCAGCTCGGGCGGGACCAATATCGGATCGAGTTGTGAAACCAGAAGCACTATATTCCTGTCAGTTAAAAATCACACAGGGATTGAGCACAGATACTACTCACCCTCGACCGAGACCAGCAACATAGCTCGCCGGAGCGGCCATCTATGAGTCATGTTAGCTCTTAATCCCACTTCAGCTCATTGAAGAAATACGTACGTTGAGGAAGTTGTATCGCACTTCCTTGGGAATATGCTTCACTGTACCGACGTTGGACATACTCGAAGCGTTTTGTTAGGTTAGAAAATAAAAAGAGAATCCTGTTGTAAGTTGCCGTCAAGATCACGCTTCGAATTAAGTCGAAGGGCGAAAGGGCCCCAATAGGTGGCAAATTGTTACGTAAGACCTTTTTGTAGTGACGCTGCTGTTGCAAGACGCTCGTTTGATTAACAATATCATAATTTGCTTACATCTTGAGCCAATTTTCGATTCGCATTTATTCCTAAAAAGAACGGCTATGGCGGACATAATAGAGACACCGGTATCTCGCAGACTGTCATCTGTGAAAAATATTATCATAGTCCTATCGGGGAAGGGTTAGTCCAGCTCTTCGATCACCTGCTCGTGCTGACAAACCAATCTTCGTGTAGGCGGAGTAGGCAAGTCTTCGTCCTCTGTGCAGCTCGCTTTGTCTCTTTTGGCACAGTCTCCCACAAATCGTGTTGGCCTCATAGATCTCGATATAACGGGTCCCTCGCTTCCGCGCATGGTCGGACTCGATACCCCCACAGCCACTGTTCACCAATCATCAGCCGGCTGGGTACCTGTATACGTGGACCAAGGAAGACGGCTGGGTGTTATGAGTATTGGCTTCTTGTTAAAGGATAGAGGTGATAGTGTGGTTTGGAGAGGACCGAAAAAAGACGGAATGATCAGGCAATTCTTGTCAGAAGTTAGATGGGGAGACTTGGATTACCTTATCATCGATACTCCACCAGGTGAGTCACCGTCTCTTACCCCAAAAATTACAGCCTGACAAATGGTGCAGGAACCTCGGACGAACACATTTCCCTTGTAActcatcttcatcccctTTTTACGCCTACCGTGTCTAATCCCACAACGCCGACAAGTATCCTCATTTCTACTCCTCAAACAACAGCCTTAAATGACACCCTTAAATCTCTCTCTTTCACCCGCAAGCTGTCATTACCAGTCATGGGCCTCGTAGAGAACATGGCGGGATATGTGTGCCCTTGCTGTGGCGAAATTAGTGACACATTCGGAAAGGGCGGTGGAGAAGCTATGGCTCAAAGGGAAGGAGTAGGATTCTTGGGGAGGGTGCCAATTGATACGGTGCTGGTCTCGTTGTTGGATGCGGTCAGCAAAGGAGAAGTACTAGGGGAGGGCGCAGTGGAACACTCATCCGACGAGGCTACAGAAGGGCAAACAAATGGCAGCACAGAACATTTTCCATTACTTGACAAATATCTTGAAACGGCATCCTCAAGAGTTTGGAAAGATATTACCCAGAAGCTCGTGGATAAGATTGAGCAGCGCAAGTTAGATACCCATGCCAACCTTGAGTCTTCATCAGAAAAACCAACTACCGCATAATTTCGTTGAGTTTAATTATTGCTTTCTATAGACAAGTGTTGTATCAATAGCCAAATGAACGTTGTTAGATGGTCTGTCAGAACACGCAAAGTTAAGCGATTGTCCATATGGGGCGATGCATTTCAAACAATCTAAAAAGAAAGCTCCATGCCCTGGACTATTAAGCCTTACAAAATTTGCCACAAAAGAAAGGGCTAGCATACTTTTTCATATTTCGATTCTCTGATAAGTTCCATTATATGGCTATTCCCTTCGCCTCCAACTCCTCCCTTTGGTGTGCGATAGCGTGCGTGTGAATTTCCTATTGACCTATCAGCAATGCAGTATGTAACCTAGAAAAGTTTGAATTCACCTCTACGGTATCACAGACGACCTGACAAGCCTCGTCTCCCACTCTCCACTTACATACATATCCGTCCCCACCCTCCTTTATCACCGGCCCAATCGCCTGAGCTTCTGGTTGAACCTGCACGCCAAACACATTGTCGTGGTCGCTCGTAACAGGGAATGGAAGTCGTGCAGCCGCAACTCCCTTGTCCGGCGTATGGAAGCGTAGCGGGGACACTCCCTTCCTCCCGTTAtcattctcatcctcactcTCATCCACGTCAAATGCGCCCATCTTCACAGCTCTGAGAGTCTCTAGCTTATCAACAAGCGTCTCCACCCTCTCTTCCAATCTTTCAATCTTATCAGACTGCTCAGAAGCTGTACGGACAATGTTGTCGTACTCTGCCTTGTACTTCTTGTAGAACTGAGCCTTGTGTCGGATATCGTCGTCTGTTCGGCGGGATTGGTCGAGGAGGACTTTGATCTGAGCGCGAAGTTGGCAGGTCTCATCATTTCGTTGAGCAGCGACAGTTGCATTGAAGATTTCACGCTGCTTAAGACCAATTTTAAGCTGTCCGGTCAGTTGTTTGACTTGATCGCGCAGCAAGTTGGCTTGCTGTACTTCCTCAACCGCCCTGTTACTCGCCTCATCATACTGCTTACGCATGAAGGCGTTGTCCTCAACCAAGTTCTTGTGAGACCTTTCCATAGAGGCGATACGCTCTCGCAGAAGTTCCACTTCAGCATCGGAGGATGAAAGGGATTGTTTAGCTTCCGTAAGTTGCGAGGAAAGAGACTTGAGTTCGCATCTGGCATCGGCGAGAGCAGCAGTGTCGGGATGATTGACAAGATACTCCtcgagcttcttcttctcgagGAGAGCATCGTTAATGACATTGTtgaagactttgatttcttcTCGAGTCTTAGCGAGTTCGGCCGTATCAGGATGGTTCCTTAATTGATGCTtcaactcttccttctccgTGATCACACTGTCCAGTTCATTTCGCAAATCTCCCATCTCTTTCCGCACCTTGGCAAGCTCTGCGCTGTCGATGTTCATTTTTTTCTCCAGTTTGGCATTTTGGGTATTTGAAATCTCCAACTCTTTTCTAACAGCATCCAAATCGTCATTGAGCGAGCTGAGAAGCAATTTGAAGGATTCTTTTTCCAGCTCCCAatccttcttttccttcaGTTGTTCGTCAAACTCT includes these proteins:
- a CDS encoding Pre-mRNA splicing factor prp1, putative (Similar to TIGR gene model, INSD accession AAW40677.1); protein product: MSNVGTVKHIPKEVRYNFLNMAAPASYVAGLGRGASGFTTRSDIGPARAGPSAEVVAEAQARRGEEEIPDPDAFQDPDDERNLFAGTVYEADDEEADRVWDSVDARMDARRKARRDAAEAKAAAEERARNPKLQTQFADLKRSLSSLNDADWDAIPEAGNLTGKRRKANLRMEENQNGRSYNVSDTVIADAVKRNAMVGELDPAEVSNLAGIGIDGTETDLVSIGNARDRVLSLQLDQATRDASNGSSTSIDPKGYMTALNSQIVQTDAQIGDIKQARQLLQNLIQSNPKHAPGWIAAASLEVHAKKMVAARKIIAEGCEKCPKNEDVWFHAAELNTPENAKVILGRAIQHVPQSVKIWLKAASLETDINAKKRVLRKALEFIPNSVGLWKETVNLEDDPEDARVLLTRAVEVIPNSVELWLTLARLETPENAKQVLNSARKRIPTSHEIWIAAGRLAEQSPSAVAVKPEVKMEDEAEYEAEQRKKLAQQVNKLMTGAVNSLRKNQVILSREQWLQEAEKCEQDGSPLTAQAIVKATIAQDVEEEDRRSVWIEDAERATKGGFYEVARACYAVTLEAFPTTPSVWRKAAEFEKAHGTPDAVQEILAQGSQQCPHAEVLWLMAAKEKWVGGDIPGAQAILAEAFKANEDSESIFLAAAKLAAETGEMEAAIQILEKAKAQADTERVWMKSAVLLRQLGKLDEALSTLEVAIKKFASFDKLHMIRGQIYESRNEVALARNAYAQGCRSCPKSIPLWILSARLEEKAGVTIKARALLEKARLHNPKNDELWAESIKIEERTGSTQQAKSVLARAMQECPASPLLWSMAIFMEAPQQRKGRSVDAIKKAGEHPAVILAVARNFWSERKIEKTRQWMANAITADEDWGDAWGYWLKFERQHGEKERQEAVIEKCIAASPHHGPVWQSVSKDLVNVGKSTRDILELVADKLE
- a CDS encoding Hypothetical Protein (Similar to TIGR gene model, INSD accession AAW40675.1), which translates into the protein MATVTAAMDDLIASLSANMHVSQEGYDLKALHEFLAQSLPLPFPSPTAYAYPVAPRPPSLSRKPSSLPSYTYPSPTPTSLPLSYTQAPHPPVSYERPQSNQTPGQRPAPLRRASSFGTVPHSYAPAASAYQIPEPSYAAFESDAFAPAWQGAMQEAEPEDPWARIRGAPTGDFGFAAAQAQPQITDRTGKQPYQFEHRLGGSGQSQQNVKAAQNNDDIGMDIDEDEDMEDNELVEHMMECGDEDDTW
- a CDS encoding Hypothetical Protein (Similar to TIGR gene model, INSD accession AAW40676.1) — protein: MGRAWVFKNKDAFLANRVLHSLDGRSVLLSDEDYKAVRELVSAAIANTGEEASGTIQDYSKALESLEEARERQLRTGRGSEFTLDLSKQPYSMRWQTKPEWLRDDVSKVLVSWTWKKVSEEHSRVPGTTVSLFLDDPVVAPFTTVEGGRLRSRLQNSAQIYGNAREIEDRCFDPNALPLAGVHLQSCAYNDDEDSARFRRTEHHLLDLWRDDVLLTSVATGRALTADETMSLIPLPLYKDFIHHQSKPMTHFSESKITRKKPSSYIAWDDPEWKNWLQEVVTMWKRNLTMSELPTRGYGSLFNAVRDIRAGKGKDVMRSRYGEGSEPFTIQKYFESISPLQRFMAVSGRLALSNLTDDEVMSRLPPRAYYQWKGIEAGREGFSIKKIIHGYHSRSQGHAAAGTNSADNSATQ
- a CDS encoding Nucleotide binding protein, putative (Similar to TIGR gene model, INSD accession AAW40670.1) — its product is MADIIETPVSRRLSSVKNIIIVLSGKGGVGKSSSSVQLALSLLAQSPTNRVGLIDLDITGPSLPRMVGLDTPTATVHQSSAGWVPVYVDQGRRLGVMSIGFLLKDRGDSVVWRGPKKDGMIRQFLSEVRWGDLDYLIIDTPPGTSDEHISLVTHLHPLFTPTVSNPTTPTSILISTPQTTALNDTLKSLSFTRKLSLPVMGLVENMAGYVCPCCGEISDTFGKGGGEAMAQREGVGFLGRVPIDTVLVSLLDAVSKGEVLGEGAVEHSSDEATEGQTNGSTEHFPLLDKYLETASSRVWKDITQKLVDKIEQRKLDTHANLESSSEKPTTA